A genomic region of Lagenorhynchus albirostris chromosome 18, mLagAlb1.1, whole genome shotgun sequence contains the following coding sequences:
- the LOC132508819 gene encoding glutaredoxin-1-like: MAQAFVNSKIQPGKVVVFIIPTCPYCRRAQELLSQLPFKQGLLELDITAHGDTNDIQEYLQQLTGARTVPRVFIGKECIGGCSDLVNMHEKGELLTRLKQIRALQ, translated from the coding sequence ATGGCTCAAGCATTTGTGAACAGCAAAATCCAGCCTGGGAAGGTGGTTGTGTTCATCATACCCACCTGCCCCTACTGCAGAAGGGCCCAGGAGCTCCTCAGCCAACTGCCCTTCAAACAAGGGCTTTTGGAACTTGATATCACAGCCCACGGTGACACCAACGATATTCAAGAGTATTTGCAACAGCTCACAGGAGCCAGAACGGTACCTCGGGTCTTCATCGGTAAAGAGTGCATAGGTGGATGCAGTGATCTAGTAAATATGCATGAGAAAGGGGAGCTGTTGACACGGCTAAAGCAAATTAGAGCTCTGCAATAA